A genomic segment from Methanoplanus limicola DSM 2279 encodes:
- a CDS encoding winged helix-turn-helix domain-containing protein, translating into MAINIFLIHIHEEMAEAIPKHLLEKLSKLYNKTNGNSFTHEEAQEILGITKSYAGRVLPELVKAGWIKSKREKSDGRRKIYYFNDLCEIINEIGKC; encoded by the coding sequence ATGGCTATAAATATTTTTTTAATCCACATTCATGAAGAAATGGCTGAAGCTATCCCTAAACATTTACTTGAAAAGTTATCTAAACTATATAATAAAACAAATGGTAATTCATTTACTCATGAAGAAGCACAGGAAATTTTGGGTATAACTAAGTCATATGCTGGCAGAGTTCTGCCTGAGTTGGTGAAGGCAGGTTGGATTAAATCTAAGCGTGAAAAGTCAGATGGCAGGCGGAAGATTTACTATTTCAATGATCTCTGTGAAATCATTAATGAAATTGGAAAGTGTTGA
- a CDS encoding acylphosphatase — MKRIHVIVGGKVQKVGYRDLVERETFGIDIKGYVENIADDKVRIVAEDPEEFREIREELVSIKDAPVKPA, encoded by the coding sequence ATTAAAAGGATTCATGTTATAGTTGGCGGCAAAGTTCAGAAAGTGGGCTATAGGGATCTGGTTGAAAGGGAAACCTTTGGCATTGATATTAAGGGCTATGTCGAAAATATTGCTGATGACAAAGTCAGAATTGTTGCAGAAGATCCTGAAGAATTCAGAGAGATCAGAGAGGAATTAGTTTCCATAAAAGATGCTCCTGTAAAGCCGGCATAA
- a CDS encoding type II toxin-antitoxin system HicA family toxin, translated as MLPTLKSRELIKFLEYLGFNIIRQKGSHIRLKSDDGRFTTVPFHSNQDIPKGLIRKIIREDLEMTYEEFNEHFARFSKIK; from the coding sequence ATGCTTCCGACATTGAAATCCAGGGAGTTAATTAAATTCCTTGAATATCTGGGTTTTAACATAATCAGGCAGAAAGGTTCCCATATCAGACTTAAGTCAGATGATGGCAGATTTACAACAGTTCCCTTCCATAGCAATCAGGATATTCCAAAAGGACTTATCAGAAAAATAATTCGTGAAGACCTTGAAATGACATACGAAGAATTTAATGAGCACTTTGCCCGCTTTAGTAAAATAAAGTGA
- a CDS encoding HNH endonuclease domain-containing protein, translating to MSVDHMIPFSVWKNNDLWNLLPALNSVNSKKSDKIPSPALIEKRSDAITGYWDILHEKYRSGLKRKSQYLL from the coding sequence ATGTCAGTGGATCATATGATCCCGTTCTCTGTCTGGAAGAATAATGACCTCTGGAATCTCCTTCCGGCTTTAAACTCTGTAAACTCCAAAAAAAGTGACAAGATCCCGTCTCCGGCCCTCATTGAGAAGAGATCAGATGCAATAACCGGCTACTGGGATATTCTCCATGAGAAATACCGGTCAGGTTTGAAAAGGAAATCTCAGTATCTCTTATGA
- a CDS encoding BREX system ATP-binding domain-containing protein translates to MSNLEINLSDLDYSRLNLTGNPFPYSGIPEQTPEIYVGQEDVLNKISNVLSPVIKYGRSSHLIISGSYGNGKSHTLRYIQSQIKKQFENSELNKPVVGYIGQPGESMLDIYRDFIYDIGPDYLKSNAQKYIGNCAVQLSREGKIEEDIKNNEGWNSIESGDVLLSDVIPEAMIKLSAKTKFPDFSRAFLNLAYEENSITSWEWISGESIEYSRRREINLTTNIGKRLSQRAFLALKNTLELTDNTPLILLIDEFEYIETLQTKTKQNMLNSIRHLMDLNPFGLSIVMACAPEVWEKIISEYHAFSERIGKEVNLKPLTRENVGEFIISYLNLKRKLGSDSLGPFTDSAIDKIFVQGQGNARQIITICSNLLDLSIKEGKKIDEDFVSNLL, encoded by the coding sequence ATGAGTAACCTGGAGATTAATCTATCAGATCTGGACTATTCCAGATTAAACCTGACCGGAAATCCATTCCCTTATTCAGGTATTCCGGAGCAGACACCTGAAATATACGTTGGGCAGGAAGATGTACTGAATAAAATCAGCAATGTGCTGTCTCCGGTTATTAAATATGGCCGATCAAGCCATCTGATAATATCAGGTTCCTACGGGAATGGTAAAAGCCATACTCTCAGATATATCCAGTCACAGATAAAAAAGCAGTTTGAAAATTCAGAATTAAATAAACCGGTTGTAGGTTATATCGGACAACCCGGTGAAAGTATGTTGGATATTTACCGTGATTTTATCTACGATATTGGACCCGACTACCTAAAGAGTAATGCCCAGAAGTATATCGGGAACTGTGCTGTCCAACTGTCCCGCGAAGGTAAGATAGAAGAAGATATTAAGAACAATGAGGGTTGGAATTCTATTGAAAGCGGAGATGTACTGTTATCAGACGTTATTCCGGAGGCTATGATAAAATTATCTGCAAAAACCAAATTTCCTGATTTTTCAAGGGCTTTCCTTAATCTGGCCTACGAAGAGAACTCCATTACATCCTGGGAATGGATAAGTGGAGAATCTATTGAATATTCACGACGAAGAGAAATTAATCTCACAACCAATATTGGGAAAAGATTGTCCCAAAGAGCCTTTTTAGCTTTGAAAAATACTCTTGAATTAACAGACAACACCCCTCTGATATTATTAATTGATGAATTTGAATATATTGAAACACTTCAGACAAAAACCAAACAGAATATGCTTAATTCGATAAGACATCTAATGGATCTAAATCCATTTGGACTTTCAATTGTTATGGCCTGTGCGCCCGAGGTCTGGGAGAAAATAATATCTGAATATCATGCATTCTCAGAAAGAATTGGTAAAGAAGTAAATTTAAAACCCCTTACAAGAGAAAATGTTGGAGAATTTATTATATCTTATCTCAATTTAAAAAGGAAATTGGGGAGTGATTCACTGGGCCCCTTTACAGATTCAGCTATTGATAAAATATTTGTTCAGGGTCAGGGCAATGCCAGACAGATCATTACAATCTGCAGCAATCTTTTGGATTTATCAATAAAAGAAGGAAAAAAAATAGATGAAGATTTTGTGAGTAATTTATTATGA
- a CDS encoding HEAT repeat domain-containing protein, translating to MIQHTYPKTWTIAEINVGEFAELLINNKNGNSICFMECRRSDLPEKKGTEMRTFTPDLISDDISDPDTLLIWVPDESLTGSYISAPLKGLLTPSLHGNFLETERIQLRNLLIKTEKTGKIVIKGTDSPENNLIISYEKDGTTVSARKIICRGWTTLPYLCPPSLCRTEEAEKKVTGFPGRRDKLQVIQNPKSTEQLLFLLNEEDSLIRLLAAEKISVCRSFFSQRDEIRAILRHRKDPEPGVVRYLDQKLSSLIDVLGISKDIETLAMIAESGSGEISHKAAVRILGMPCNSADMKVLSDLTEHKDEGISCLAAQKLIQEKSLSELLVLFSDPDRYSRQNWSILIREVKRHCPKEVTYLLGDVLLDGQYNMKNGEEISLKYIRFIGEIGHPDGYKYIEGYLMEVDSGKEDFGVIFQAMVRTGPGNCEHLHDYIFPVLESKRESEEVKREILLSLAELNEIFEIDRLHPFLESKDPDTLKAVLKVIASCGSSPDVEKTAPLIGHKSPEIRFAALSALKELYNRGLERISVSPVDAEENLNYMEEVFRDNSAEICKNAFALAYTECRFVRERVIEILRDFQAQFLIDHCMEVLKSADPDSSWLPVRILSGMSYSSTSDRAGYFGNRDICEHMEKYPIYSDIIGINRKYLWERIQAVFSDKNPDMKMDMVKVINGSDDPDKETTLKQLLKGEKDKRVQASLRRTLKAMEDDRISWNHYPKGTYRCDDWQSIPRFNHATDTKPSEDDGGCEILPSGKTVRVQNRSRRLRRFSSGNIR from the coding sequence GTGATACAGCATACATACCCAAAGACCTGGACAATAGCTGAAATCAACGTTGGGGAATTTGCAGAACTTTTAATCAACAACAAAAACGGGAATTCCATCTGCTTCATGGAATGCAGACGGTCAGATCTCCCGGAAAAAAAAGGCACTGAGATGAGGACATTCACACCAGACCTCATATCAGACGACATATCAGATCCTGATACCCTCCTCATCTGGGTGCCGGATGAAAGCCTCACAGGTAGTTACATCTCAGCACCGCTAAAAGGGCTTTTAACACCATCACTTCACGGAAACTTCCTTGAGACAGAGAGAATACAGCTCAGAAACCTCCTCATTAAAACAGAAAAGACCGGAAAAATTGTAATAAAAGGCACAGACAGCCCAGAAAACAACCTCATTATATCTTACGAAAAAGACGGAACCACAGTTTCCGCCAGAAAAATAATCTGCAGGGGGTGGACCACCCTCCCCTACCTTTGCCCTCCCTCCCTCTGCCGTACAGAAGAGGCAGAGAAAAAAGTGACCGGATTTCCGGGCAGAAGGGACAAACTTCAGGTAATCCAAAACCCGAAGAGCACAGAACAGCTCTTATTTCTCCTGAATGAAGAGGACAGCTTAATACGCCTTCTTGCGGCTGAGAAGATCTCAGTGTGCCGGTCATTCTTCTCCCAAAGAGATGAAATAAGGGCCATTCTCAGGCACAGAAAAGACCCTGAACCTGGGGTGGTCAGGTACCTTGACCAAAAGCTTAGCAGCTTAATTGATGTCCTCGGAATTTCAAAAGACATTGAAACCCTTGCAATGATTGCAGAATCCGGCAGTGGAGAAATATCGCATAAAGCAGCAGTGCGTATCCTGGGAATGCCCTGTAATTCAGCGGACATGAAAGTCCTCTCAGATCTGACAGAGCATAAAGATGAGGGGATATCCTGCCTTGCTGCACAGAAACTGATACAGGAAAAAAGTCTGTCCGAACTGCTGGTCCTGTTCTCTGACCCGGACAGGTACAGCCGTCAGAACTGGTCAATTCTGATCAGGGAAGTTAAGAGGCACTGCCCAAAGGAGGTAACATATCTGCTTGGCGATGTCCTGCTTGACGGTCAGTACAATATGAAAAACGGAGAGGAAATTTCGCTGAAATATATCAGGTTCATAGGTGAGATCGGCCATCCTGACGGGTACAAATACATTGAGGGATATTTAATGGAAGTAGATTCCGGAAAGGAAGATTTTGGAGTGATATTCCAGGCTATGGTCAGGACGGGACCTGGGAATTGTGAGCATTTACACGATTACATCTTCCCTGTGCTTGAGTCAAAAAGAGAATCCGAAGAAGTAAAGCGGGAAATCCTCCTTTCACTTGCAGAATTAAATGAAATTTTTGAGATAGACAGGCTTCACCCGTTCCTCGAATCAAAGGACCCGGATACCTTAAAAGCGGTACTGAAAGTCATAGCCAGCTGCGGTTCATCACCGGATGTCGAAAAAACTGCACCTCTGATAGGGCATAAATCTCCTGAAATCCGCTTTGCTGCACTGAGTGCCCTAAAGGAGCTTTACAACCGGGGTCTTGAGAGAATAAGCGTTAGTCCTGTAGATGCAGAGGAGAACCTGAATTATATGGAAGAAGTATTCAGGGATAACTCTGCTGAGATCTGCAAAAATGCCTTTGCCCTTGCTTACACTGAATGCCGGTTTGTAAGGGAGAGGGTGATTGAGATTCTAAGAGATTTTCAGGCGCAGTTTTTAATCGACCACTGCATGGAGGTTCTTAAATCCGCAGACCCCGACAGTTCATGGCTGCCTGTAAGAATTCTGTCAGGGATGTCATATTCATCCACCAGTGACCGGGCAGGTTATTTTGGAAACAGGGACATTTGCGAACATATGGAGAAATATCCAATTTACAGCGATATTATCGGGATCAACAGGAAATATCTTTGGGAGAGGATACAGGCCGTTTTTTCGGACAAAAATCCGGATATGAAAATGGACATGGTCAAAGTTATAAATGGCAGTGATGATCCCGATAAAGAGACGACTTTAAAGCAGCTTCTTAAAGGAGAGAAGGATAAGAGAGTGCAGGCATCTCTCCGCCGAACACTGAAGGCTATGGAAGATGACCGGATTTCATGGAATCACTACCCTAAAGGAACTTACAGATGTGATGACTGGCAAAGCATCCCGCGGTTTAATCATGCCACAGATACAAAGCCTTCGGAAGATGATGGCGGCTGTGAGATTCTTCCGTCCGGAAAAACTGTCAGGGTGCAGAACAGATCCCGCCGTCTAAGGAGATTTTCGTCAGGGAATATCAGGTGA
- a CDS encoding AAA family ATPase: protein MKEFFLFAGPNGSGKSTLMGPLLQQNDLTFLNADYCARTDPEISKMPEGLDKSLRAQKETERKLMEMILSGSSFAWETVFSHESRLEIMAHAKRAGYIIHLIYVATKNPDINVARVHSRFLQGGHDVPEEKIRGRYERSVYFLPEMILIADEVSVYDNSYDNRGPELVFQKSMSNNSSDESGMIIWQSDDDEQFEWVMKHITIPLKKMGYTLQCYK from the coding sequence ATGAAAGAATTCTTTCTTTTCGCGGGGCCGAATGGCTCAGGGAAATCTACATTAATGGGTCCACTTCTTCAGCAGAATGATTTAACCTTTTTAAACGCAGATTACTGTGCAAGAACAGATCCGGAAATTTCAAAGATGCCCGAAGGTCTGGATAAATCATTAAGGGCACAAAAGGAAACAGAGAGAAAATTAATGGAGATGATTTTGTCAGGTTCTTCCTTTGCCTGGGAAACAGTTTTTTCTCATGAAAGCCGCCTGGAAATAATGGCTCATGCAAAACGAGCAGGATATATTATCCATCTTATTTATGTTGCAACTAAAAATCCGGATATTAACGTTGCCAGAGTTCATTCACGTTTTTTACAGGGTGGTCATGATGTTCCCGAAGAGAAAATAAGAGGACGCTATGAACGTTCTGTTTATTTTTTGCCTGAAATGATTCTTATTGCAGATGAAGTGTCAGTTTATGATAATTCTTACGACAATAGAGGTCCGGAACTTGTTTTCCAGAAATCCATGTCCAATAATTCATCAGATGAGTCCGGGATGATAATCTGGCAATCTGATGATGATGAACAGTTTGAATGGGTAATGAAACATATCACTATACCGCTCAAAAAAATGGGTTATACACTCCAATGCTATAAATGA
- a CDS encoding DUF488 domain-containing protein: protein MIRKNERALLYLIRYFKKINKIELVKRTFLISQASRIYDYIPYKSSPFSFQLYHDLNHLEKNGFIETDDDYVKLISDKFPEPEVGPRRAINYHISVFGEEDGETIRRYVYDNYPFYTIFSKTEKKESYVRDENGILTIGYEGRSVDDFILNLIKNKVSILVDVRKNPFSMKYGFSKKQISGYSEEIGIEYIHIPGLGIESSKRKNLKPEDYAALFSEYESDLINRENELGILRKLGKDKKIALMCFEKDSNFCHRGVIGKKLHSDGFCVENV from the coding sequence ATGATTAGAAAAAATGAAAGGGCATTACTGTACTTAATCAGATATTTTAAAAAGATAAATAAGATTGAGCTTGTTAAACGCACCTTTTTAATTTCGCAGGCGAGCAGAATATATGATTATATACCTTATAAATCCAGTCCTTTCTCATTTCAGTTGTATCATGATCTGAACCATCTTGAAAAAAATGGATTTATAGAGACAGATGACGATTATGTAAAGCTAATATCTGATAAATTTCCGGAACCTGAAGTAGGCCCCCGGAGGGCAATAAATTATCACATATCTGTTTTTGGAGAAGAGGATGGAGAAACTATCAGAAGATATGTCTATGACAATTATCCGTTTTACACAATTTTCAGTAAGACTGAAAAGAAAGAATCCTATGTCAGGGATGAAAATGGCATTCTCACAATAGGATATGAAGGCAGAAGTGTCGATGATTTTATTTTGAACCTCATTAAAAACAAGGTTAGTATTCTGGTTGATGTACGAAAAAACCCTTTCAGCATGAAATACGGTTTTTCAAAGAAACAGATCTCAGGTTATTCTGAGGAGATAGGTATTGAATATATACACATTCCCGGTTTGGGCATAGAGAGTTCAAAGAGGAAAAATCTAAAGCCGGAAGATTATGCTGCTCTTTTTTCAGAATATGAATCTGATCTGATTAACAGAGAAAACGAACTTGGAATTCTTCGCAAACTTGGAAAGGATAAAAAAATTGCCCTGATGTGTTTTGAAAAGGATTCAAATTTCTGCCACCGTGGAGTTATTGGGAAAAAACTTCATAGTGATGGTTTTTGTGTGGAGAATGTATAA
- a CDS encoding PDDEXK nuclease domain-containing protein, whose protein sequence is MEIVDTKEYNELIYEIKSIVRTSRTQAVASVNRGLINMYFWIGKNILLKQEKEGWGKSVVDCISSDLLREFPEMKGFSARNLWRMRQFARVHIKFTDLPQPVAEIPWGHNMVIIEKIKSTDEREFYIIKTIENGWSRNVLIHQIESDLYSRTLNAQKKSVNNIRSTLPEKQSELAVSIMKDPLCLEFLGVSEDVKERELQRSLIFRLKDFLIELGKGFAFVGSEYRLSVGGEDFFIDLLFYHTKLHCYVVIELKIDSFKPEYAGKLNFYLSAVDDLLRDIPADNPTIGLLLCKERNDIVAEYALRDLSKPMGISTYYLKTPPEEMEKLLPTVKELQGIIEDDE, encoded by the coding sequence ATGGAAATCGTAGATACAAAAGAGTACAATGAGCTTATTTATGAAATAAAGTCCATTGTCCGGACATCAAGGACACAGGCAGTAGCTTCTGTTAACCGTGGGTTAATCAATATGTACTTCTGGATTGGAAAGAACATACTCTTAAAACAGGAGAAAGAAGGCTGGGGAAAATCGGTTGTTGACTGTATTTCATCAGATCTGCTGAGAGAATTTCCGGAAATGAAAGGATTTTCTGCAAGAAATCTATGGAGAATGAGGCAGTTTGCACGAGTGCATATAAAGTTTACTGATCTGCCACAGCCTGTGGCAGAAATTCCCTGGGGCCACAACATGGTGATAATTGAGAAAATTAAATCCACAGACGAACGGGAATTCTACATAATAAAGACGATTGAGAACGGCTGGTCAAGAAATGTCCTTATCCATCAGATTGAGAGTGATTTATACTCAAGAACGCTCAATGCCCAGAAAAAGAGTGTGAATAATATCAGGAGTACACTGCCGGAAAAACAGTCTGAACTTGCAGTCTCGATTATGAAAGACCCTCTCTGCCTTGAATTCCTCGGAGTCTCTGAAGATGTAAAGGAGAGAGAACTTCAGAGATCATTAATCTTTAGACTGAAGGATTTCCTCATCGAACTTGGAAAAGGCTTTGCATTTGTCGGCAGTGAATACAGGTTGTCAGTTGGTGGCGAGGATTTTTTTATTGACCTTCTGTTTTACCATACGAAACTTCACTGCTATGTGGTAATAGAACTGAAGATTGATAGTTTTAAACCGGAATATGCCGGAAAATTAAATTTCTATCTCTCTGCCGTTGATGACCTGTTAAGAGATATTCCGGCTGACAATCCGACAATCGGGCTGCTACTCTGCAAGGAGAGAAATGATATTGTTGCTGAGTATGCACTCCGGGATTTATCAAAACCTATGGGAATTTCAACATATTACCTGAAGACACCTCCGGAAGAGATGGAAAAATTACTTCCTACTGTTAAAGAGCTGCAGGGTATAATTGAAGATGATGAATGA
- a CDS encoding nucleoside triphosphate pyrophosphohydrolase yields MNPNGPDLPPRKAVRDKIPEIIRNSGEECQTKVLSDEDFYEVMKEKLTEEVEEYLADPCPEELADIIEVIYRLAAHEGISVEELEEVRLRKRKERGGFEGNVFLCSPGESE; encoded by the coding sequence ATGAATCCGAATGGTCCGGATTTACCGCCCAGAAAAGCAGTCCGGGATAAAATACCGGAAATTATCCGGAATTCCGGTGAGGAATGCCAAACTAAAGTCCTGAGCGATGAAGACTTTTATGAGGTCATGAAGGAGAAACTCACTGAAGAAGTTGAGGAGTACCTGGCAGATCCATGTCCTGAAGAGCTTGCAGATATAATTGAAGTAATCTACCGCTTAGCAGCACATGAGGGAATTTCCGTAGAAGAACTTGAAGAGGTCCGGCTCAGGAAGAGAAAGGAACGTGGTGGTTTTGAGGGGAATGTCTTTTTGTGCTCTCCGGGAGAATCAGAGTAA
- a CDS encoding antitoxin VapB family protein: MPTKTVNLSEEAYERLKTWKNNDEESFSSLILRILPKHRTVREAYEEFHSKHEGLTEEEA; this comes from the coding sequence ATGCCAACTAAAACTGTAAACCTCTCAGAAGAAGCATATGAACGCCTTAAAACATGGAAAAATAATGATGAAGAAAGTTTTTCAAGTTTAATACTAAGAATCCTTCCAAAACACCGGACAGTCAGAGAAGCCTATGAAGAATTTCATAGTAAGCATGAGGGCCTGACGGAAGAAGAAGCTTAA
- a CDS encoding tRNA-guanine transglycosylase — protein MGELKSIITRTRELETPAFFPVHNCGIKGDGNSPKYWEEIPDMKTMMVNAHYINSTAFYERLKTQKLHGKYVKDGVFFADSGGYQQKTDNITLDPVQILRVQENIGADIAATLDVPVFQEDDIYYRNHSDSIKKSVKNALLALEKREHEDMLIYATIQGSNIKVMMNMLDYLMKRGNFDGFAIGGLVSKKSNYRAVIDTIFAIRKKIGDLPLHIFGLGGPTMIPLMVYMGADTFDSSAFLKGGSSRLYFLPEGNTIEFQKMKVTKYLPCICPVCSNHKFDEIRNERKLIGLHNLWIINNEIRKLKVSILENDVERYLDKRFSNSIGIKSSYRYAKLKKKGLV, from the coding sequence ATGGGAGAATTAAAAAGTATTATTACAAGAACCAGGGAGTTGGAAACACCTGCATTTTTTCCGGTTCATAACTGCGGAATTAAAGGTGATGGCAATTCCCCAAAATATTGGGAAGAAATTCCGGATATGAAAACAATGATGGTAAATGCTCACTACATTAACTCAACGGCCTTCTATGAAAGATTAAAAACTCAGAAATTACATGGCAAATATGTTAAAGATGGCGTGTTTTTTGCAGACAGTGGAGGATATCAACAAAAAACAGACAACATAACATTAGATCCAGTCCAGATCCTAAGAGTTCAGGAAAACATAGGAGCCGATATTGCTGCTACACTGGATGTACCAGTTTTTCAGGAGGATGACATATACTACAGAAACCATTCAGATTCCATAAAAAAAAGTGTAAAAAATGCATTATTAGCGCTTGAAAAACGGGAACACGAAGATATGCTGATATATGCCACCATACAGGGAAGCAATATAAAAGTTATGATGAATATGCTCGATTATCTGATGAAAAGAGGAAATTTTGATGGTTTTGCAATAGGTGGTCTTGTATCAAAAAAGTCAAATTATAGGGCAGTAATTGACACAATTTTTGCCATCAGGAAAAAAATTGGAGACCTCCCATTACATATTTTCGGATTGGGAGGTCCAACAATGATTCCTTTAATGGTTTACATGGGTGCCGACACTTTTGACTCATCAGCATTCTTAAAAGGAGGATCAAGCAGGTTATATTTCCTGCCAGAAGGTAATACTATTGAATTTCAGAAGATGAAAGTAACGAAATACCTTCCCTGCATCTGTCCTGTCTGCTCAAATCACAAATTTGATGAAATACGCAATGAGAGAAAACTGATTGGTTTACATAATTTGTGGATCATAAACAATGAAATAAGAAAATTAAAAGTCTCTATTTTAGAAAATGACGTTGAAAGATATCTGGATAAAAGATTTTCAAATAGTATAGGAATAAAAAGTTCATATAGATATGCCAAATTAAAAAAGAAGGGCCTAGTATGA
- a CDS encoding type II toxin-antitoxin system HicB family antitoxin has translation MKNIHFPIIIETDEDGVFIASCPQFKGCHTYGSTVDEAIERIKEVIELCLEDSCADSEYINKFVGFREVVVQIDA, from the coding sequence ATGAAGAATATACACTTTCCAATTATAATTGAAACTGATGAGGATGGGGTATTCATTGCGAGCTGTCCTCAGTTTAAAGGGTGCCATACCTACGGAAGTACAGTTGATGAGGCAATAGAAAGGATTAAAGAAGTAATAGAACTCTGCCTTGAAGATTCCTGCGCTGATTCAGAATACATTAATAAATTTGTTGGTTTTCGTGAAGTAGTAGTTCAGATTGATGCCTGA
- a CDS encoding HNH endonuclease domain-containing protein, which produces MAMEIDISELAKINSIIEHDRTDATYKYALLRAVVDTCQKNRNLVITNATGDYPENSFAEINCEGGKCEEIDCGGVTIPIGILIEKWILYYYPLIENEVFIPQKRGEPDGKHALLFRPQFEKLTEYYQSKGGLSAFYRDYSAGTIPDEIFPVFLSLVKDIRKTIADQPMKYLGRSYSSEYYSVFTPLRPLPAIKKEHAMDRSRLVRSGGYFTMSAGLAAVFEYFGAFISGEEGLLKKWAEFSSGQDKSGIVNKAMVLEVLTVSPETERAVNEAKNTYNSLFENGLKPECVWSGKVIPDNESMAVDHMIPFSVWKNNDLWNLLPALNSVNSKKSDKIPSPALIDKRADAITGYWDILHEKYPVRFEKEISVALMKNSGPDWVDDGVTALADTCEYLTEIRGFEVIEG; this is translated from the coding sequence ATGGCAATGGAAATAGACATCTCCGAACTTGCTAAGATTAACTCAATAATCGAGCATGACAGGACAGATGCAACATACAAATATGCACTTCTCCGGGCTGTGGTCGATACCTGCCAGAAGAACAGGAATCTTGTTATAACAAATGCAACTGGTGATTATCCGGAAAACTCCTTTGCAGAAATCAACTGTGAGGGGGGGAAATGTGAGGAGATCGACTGCGGTGGGGTAACTATTCCAATCGGAATTCTGATAGAGAAATGGATTCTTTACTATTATCCATTAATTGAAAATGAGGTATTCATCCCGCAGAAGAGAGGAGAACCGGATGGCAAACATGCCCTTCTCTTCAGGCCGCAGTTTGAAAAACTTACAGAATATTACCAAAGTAAAGGAGGCCTGTCAGCTTTTTACAGAGATTACAGTGCCGGCACAATTCCGGATGAGATATTTCCGGTATTCTTAAGCCTGGTAAAGGACATCAGAAAAACAATCGCAGATCAGCCTATGAAATACCTTGGCAGATCATACAGCAGTGAATATTACTCGGTATTCACACCTTTAAGGCCCCTTCCGGCAATAAAAAAAGAGCATGCAATGGACAGGAGCCGTCTTGTAAGATCAGGGGGGTATTTCACAATGTCAGCCGGACTTGCAGCCGTTTTTGAGTATTTCGGGGCATTCATCTCCGGAGAAGAAGGCCTTTTAAAAAAATGGGCTGAGTTCTCTTCCGGACAGGACAAAAGCGGGATTGTAAATAAAGCAATGGTCCTTGAAGTGCTGACAGTATCTCCTGAAACTGAAAGGGCAGTAAATGAAGCCAAAAATACATACAATTCACTTTTTGAAAACGGATTAAAACCGGAATGTGTGTGGTCCGGAAAAGTGATCCCCGATAATGAATCAATGGCAGTGGATCATATGATCCCGTTCTCTGTCTGGAAAAACAACGACCTCTGGAATCTCCTTCCGGCTTTAAACTCTGTAAACTCCAAAAAAAGTGACAAGATCCCGTCTCCGGCACTCATTGATAAGAGGGCAGATGCAATAACCGGCTACTGGGATATTCTCCATGAGAAATACCCGGTCAGATTTGAAAAGGAAATCTCAGTAGCCCTGATGAAAAATTCCGGACCTGACTGGGTGGACGATGGTGTAACTGCCCTTGCTGATACCTGTGAGTATCTTACTGAAATAAGAGGGTTTGAAGTTATTGAAGGATAA